From a region of the Synechococcus sp. PCC 7502 genome:
- the pglX gene encoding BREX-1 system adenine-specific DNA-methyltransferase PglX: MNRTAIRNFATWARTTLLFQVRSRLNTYGISEKGIVEPQVVVGGITVNGLTLNDDEAKHYQQLRSQIGGNINIEVIAKITEEIAYKWFNRLVALRFMEVNGYLSYRCLSSSDPQLVDPDLLREVGAIAEGGDFDDLNLAKLSAWRESASKQPNPDEWLYRQLLLLQCGALADAIACLFDRNHDYTMLFLPPNLLNNDSILRRLVGDIAEEDWQDIEIVGWLYQFYISEKKDEVIGAKSKVKAEDIPAATQLFTPHWIVRYMVENSLGRLWLESHPESNLREKMPYYLESAPSSGGVKTVLVPQDLTVCDPACGSGHILVYAFDLLFEIYKEQGYVERDIPALILAHNLFGLDIDNRAVQLASFAVLMKARAKNSRFLRKVPKLNIVWVRHTRQFFSEKEIAKTEQVTIVSHQMSLAGMGLVDQLPLGYVAPTKKTSFVSFLTDQRSISNSLVALLSAFVDADNLGSLIVPPVFNADRIYAELNELEGKFSLFADFAVLRDVVR; encoded by the coding sequence ATGAACCGTACTGCCATCCGTAATTTTGCAACATGGGCGAGAACAACTTTGCTATTTCAGGTGCGATCGCGCCTTAATACCTATGGCATAAGCGAAAAGGGGATTGTAGAGCCACAGGTGGTGGTAGGGGGCATAACGGTAAATGGGCTGACTTTGAATGATGATGAAGCAAAACATTACCAGCAGCTAAGATCGCAAATTGGCGGCAATATAAATATAGAAGTAATCGCCAAAATCACGGAAGAGATTGCCTATAAATGGTTTAACCGTTTGGTTGCCTTGCGCTTTATGGAGGTAAATGGCTATTTAAGCTATCGCTGTTTGAGTAGTAGCGATCCGCAGTTGGTCGATCCCGATTTGTTGCGCGAGGTGGGGGCGATCGCAGAAGGTGGAGATTTTGATGATCTAAATTTGGCAAAGCTGAGTGCATGGCGGGAGTCGGCGAGTAAGCAGCCCAATCCTGATGAGTGGCTATATCGCCAGTTATTACTTTTACAGTGTGGGGCTTTGGCAGATGCGATCGCCTGTTTGTTTGACCGCAATCACGATTACACGATGTTATTTTTGCCGCCCAATTTGCTGAATAATGATTCGATTTTACGGCGATTGGTGGGTGATATTGCGGAAGAGGATTGGCAGGATATTGAGATTGTGGGCTGGCTCTATCAGTTTTATATTTCTGAGAAAAAGGATGAGGTAATCGGCGCAAAGTCAAAGGTAAAAGCAGAGGATATTCCAGCCGCAACGCAATTGTTTACGCCCCATTGGATTGTGCGTTATATGGTGGAAAATTCGTTGGGTCGATTGTGGCTAGAGTCCCATCCTGAGTCAAACTTAAGGGAGAAGATGCCCTATTATTTGGAGTCTGCTCCTAGTTCTGGAGGTGTAAAAACTGTGCTGGTTCCCCAAGACCTCACGGTATGCGATCCTGCCTGTGGAAGCGGTCACATTTTGGTTTATGCCTTTGATTTGTTATTTGAAATCTACAAAGAGCAGGGATATGTAGAGCGAGATATTCCAGCTTTGATTTTGGCGCATAATTTATTCGGTTTGGATATTGATAATCGTGCCGTGCAGTTGGCTAGTTTTGCGGTATTGATGAAGGCGAGGGCAAAGAATTCACGTTTTTTACGGAAGGTGCCGAAGTTAAATATTGTGTGGGTGCGGCATACGCGGCAGTTTTTTAGTGAGAAGGAAATTGCAAAAACCGAACAAGTAACCATTGTGAGTCATCAAATGTCTTTGGCGGGGATGGGTTTGGTCGACCAGTTACCTTTGGGATATGTGGCTCCAACTAAAAAGACTTCGTTTGTTTCGTTTTTAACCGATCAACGTTCTATTTCTAATTCTCTTGTGGCTCTGTTATCTGCTTTTGTGGATGCGGATAATTTGGGTAGTTTGATCGTGCCGCCTGTATTTAATGCGGATCGAATTTATGCGGAATTGAATGAACTGGAAGGGAAGTTTTCGCTGTTTGCGGATTTTGCGGTGTTGCGAGATGTGGTGAGGTAG
- a CDS encoding tetratricopeptide repeat protein, whose product MYLLKSTCILGIIAIAPSISNGVTGIARLHPITTITISQTSNQLNQEYILKGTELTDRGKYFDAILEYTKAIDQDPQNPLLYYDRGVALSHLHKYEAAIADYTQAIKLKSNFVEAYKNRGLVYAQSQSYQELKQAVIDYDQAIKLAPQDATSYLGKGLALFRQGKNDAAIMAVTQANEINPELAIAYFLRASIYIELGNRELALSNYQKAATLYEQQGNQSGYDKSLEAIAELDLK is encoded by the coding sequence ATGTATCTTCTAAAATCTACTTGCATTCTCGGCATAATTGCGATCGCTCCCTCTATAAGTAATGGAGTTACTGGAATTGCTCGACTTCACCCTATTACCACTATTACTATTAGTCAAACTTCTAATCAGCTTAATCAAGAGTATATTCTTAAAGGCACTGAGTTAACTGATCGAGGTAAATATTTTGATGCCATTCTTGAGTACACTAAAGCGATTGATCAAGACCCTCAGAATCCTCTGCTTTACTATGATCGAGGTGTTGCCTTATCCCATCTCCACAAATACGAAGCGGCGATCGCTGATTATACCCAAGCCATTAAATTAAAATCTAACTTTGTAGAAGCATATAAAAATCGAGGTTTGGTTTATGCCCAGTCCCAATCCTATCAAGAACTGAAACAGGCAGTTATAGACTATGATCAAGCCATTAAACTAGCTCCCCAAGATGCCACCAGCTATTTAGGCAAAGGTTTGGCTTTGTTTCGCCAAGGGAAAAATGACGCAGCTATCATGGCAGTTACGCAAGCTAATGAAATTAATCCGGAATTAGCGATCGCTTATTTTTTAAGAGCAAGTATTTATATCGAACTTGGGAACAGGGAATTAGCTTTAAGTAATTATCAAAAAGCCGCTACTCTCTATGAACAACAAGGTAATCAATCAGGTTATGACAAGAGTTTAGAGGCGATCGCTGAACTTGATTTGAAATAG
- a CDS encoding DUF1003 domain-containing protein, which produces MKSSKSPHTRSSKSLSGERIADIVTATVGSWRFILIQSFLLGLWIVLNVVGWIKHWDEYPFILLNLALSFQAAYATPFILMSQNRQSEIDRLKAKQDLDIDTKAEMEIESLHQKIDSLKDREIAELNRMLTMQNETIQRLETMLSREINANHPQPQEDN; this is translated from the coding sequence ATGAAATCAAGTAAGTCGCCCCATACTCGATCATCTAAGTCACTTAGCGGAGAGCGCATCGCTGATATTGTGACAGCTACGGTTGGTTCATGGCGATTTATTCTGATTCAAAGCTTTCTGCTGGGTCTATGGATAGTCTTGAATGTTGTGGGCTGGATTAAACATTGGGATGAATATCCTTTTATTCTCTTGAACTTGGCTTTAAGTTTTCAAGCTGCATACGCCACGCCATTTATTTTAATGAGCCAAAATCGCCAGTCTGAAATTGATCGCCTTAAAGCAAAACAAGACTTGGATATTGATACTAAGGCAGAAATGGAAATAGAATCTCTACATCAAAAAATTGATAGCTTAAAAGATCGAGAAATTGCTGAACTCAACCGTATGCTGACCATGCAAAATGAGACAATTCAACGCCTAGAAACTATGCTTTCCCGTGAAATCAACGCCAACCATCCCCAACCCCAAGAAGATAATTAA
- the der gene encoding ribosome biogenesis GTPase Der, with the protein MSLPIVAVVGRPNVGKSALVNRLTGENYAIVYDQPGITRDRTYRPAFWNGHDFTIVDTGGLVFADDTEFLPMIRQQAFVAIEQSCAVIFVVDGMTGITAADWQIAQWLREQSVPVVLAVNKCESMNLGMAQAAEFWQLGLGEPIALSSLHGNGTGELLDALVQHLPDPDTVEPESDEIKVAIIGRPNVGKSSLLNAFTGEERCIVSPIAGTTRDAIDMIVSRTVNGEERNYRLIDTAGIRRKRGVEYGAEFFSINRAFKAISRSDVVLLVIDAIDGVTDQDQKLAGRINDEGKACVLVINKWDAVEKDSYTIYDYTEQVQSRMMFVDYAPVIFVSALTGQRVPKILDQVDIVAEQHRRRVPTAVLNEVLTEAVSWHSPPTTRQGKQGRIYYGTQVSASPPAIILFCNDPKRFNDSYRRYVENQFRTSLGFTGTPLRLIWRGKKEREMERTANRATKVKLS; encoded by the coding sequence ATGTCCTTACCCATTGTTGCTGTTGTTGGTCGCCCGAACGTGGGTAAGTCTGCTTTAGTGAATCGCCTGACTGGGGAAAATTATGCCATTGTTTATGATCAGCCAGGTATAACTCGCGATCGCACCTATCGACCAGCTTTTTGGAATGGACATGATTTTACCATTGTTGATACGGGCGGTTTAGTTTTTGCCGATGATACGGAATTTTTACCGATGATCCGTCAACAGGCTTTTGTGGCGATCGAGCAGTCCTGTGCTGTGATTTTTGTGGTTGATGGCATGACAGGCATTACTGCCGCCGATTGGCAAATTGCCCAGTGGCTAAGGGAGCAGTCTGTCCCAGTGGTATTAGCAGTCAACAAGTGCGAATCCATGAATTTGGGCATGGCGCAGGCAGCAGAATTCTGGCAGTTAGGACTAGGTGAGCCGATCGCTTTGTCTTCTTTGCATGGTAATGGTACGGGGGAATTATTAGATGCCCTAGTGCAGCACTTACCTGATCCAGATACGGTTGAGCCAGAGAGCGATGAAATTAAAGTGGCAATTATTGGTCGCCCCAATGTCGGTAAATCCAGCTTACTAAATGCCTTTACGGGTGAAGAACGCTGTATTGTTAGCCCGATTGCGGGAACTACCCGTGATGCGATCGATATGATAGTCTCTCGCACTGTAAATGGAGAAGAGCGCAATTACCGTCTAATTGATACCGCAGGAATTAGGCGCAAACGTGGGGTAGAATACGGGGCTGAATTTTTTAGCATTAATCGAGCTTTTAAGGCGATCAGCAGATCGGATGTGGTGCTTTTAGTAATTGATGCGATCGATGGGGTTACAGATCAAGATCAAAAACTGGCAGGCAGAATTAACGATGAAGGTAAAGCCTGTGTGCTAGTAATTAACAAGTGGGATGCGGTAGAAAAGGATTCCTATACCATCTATGACTACACGGAACAGGTACAATCTCGGATGATGTTTGTGGACTATGCTCCAGTGATATTTGTCAGTGCTTTGACTGGGCAAAGGGTTCCTAAAATCTTGGATCAAGTTGATATTGTGGCAGAGCAGCATCGGCGCAGAGTTCCTACGGCAGTTTTAAATGAAGTTTTAACTGAGGCTGTTTCTTGGCATTCTCCTCCCACTACTCGTCAAGGGAAACAAGGTAGAATCTACTATGGTACCCAAGTTTCAGCTTCCCCACCTGCAATTATTCTCTTTTGCAATGATCCAAAGCGATTTAATGATAGCTATCGTCGTTATGTGGAGAATCAATTTCGCACTTCCTTAGGGTTTACAGGTACCCCGTTGCGATTAATTTGGCGTGGCAAGAAAGAAAGAGAAATGGAGCGAACTGCTAATCGTGCCACTAAGGTAAAGCTCTCTTAA
- a CDS encoding nucleotidyltransferase family protein, with translation MQSYILTARAKEQANSKALEYRRSQAMEVAQEAAKILRSQFGATRVVLFGSVLSDPANYGFHQGSDIDLAVWGISDRLYFKAVGKVQGLSEFAIDVVEPEDAPSYILEAIAKGVEL, from the coding sequence ATGCAAAGCTATATTCTGACTGCAAGGGCAAAGGAACAGGCAAACAGTAAAGCCTTAGAGTATAGGCGATCGCAAGCAATGGAAGTGGCTCAGGAAGCAGCAAAAATTCTGCGTTCTCAGTTTGGGGCAACTCGTGTTGTATTATTTGGGTCAGTTTTGAGCGATCCTGCTAATTATGGTTTTCACCAAGGCTCGGACATTGATTTGGCAGTTTGGGGTATCAGCGATCGCTTATATTTTAAGGCTGTAGGCAAGGTGCAAGGACTGAGCGAATTTGCAATTGATGTGGTTGAGCCAGAGGATGCGCCATCCTATATTTTGGAAGCGATCGCGAAAGGAGTAGAGCTATGA
- a CDS encoding DUF2237 family protein, which produces MPQVESQLKNVLGEPLQICCTAPMTGFYRNGKCETGAQDRGVHVVCAEVTSEFLAFTKSRGNDLSTPTFSFPGLKPGDRWCLCVSRWQEALEAGVAPPIILAATHEATLKSVSLEVLKEYAI; this is translated from the coding sequence ATGCCACAGGTTGAATCACAGTTAAAAAATGTATTAGGTGAGCCTTTACAGATTTGTTGTACTGCACCGATGACGGGCTTTTATCGAAATGGGAAATGTGAAACGGGGGCACAGGATCGAGGAGTGCATGTGGTTTGTGCGGAAGTTACCAGTGAGTTTCTTGCTTTCACTAAGTCTAGGGGCAATGATTTAAGTACCCCGACTTTTAGTTTCCCCGGTTTGAAGCCCGGCGATCGCTGGTGTTTATGTGTATCTCGTTGGCAAGAGGCTTTAGAGGCTGGCGTGGCTCCCCCAATTATTTTAGCGGCTACCCATGAAGCTACCTTAAAGTCAGTAAGTTTAGAAGTGCTGAAAGAATATGCCATTTGA
- the msrB gene encoding peptide-methionine (R)-S-oxide reductase MsrB, with protein MAISRDQTKDQNFAVTKTEEEWKSILTPEEFHVLRKHGTERAGTSPLDKVYDPGTYVCKGCGTPLFTSDTKFNSGTGWPSFYDPLENSVETTTDRSFFMTRVEVHCRNCGGHLGHVFNDGPAPTGQRYCMNGVSLKFVPDAEAS; from the coding sequence ATGGCTATTTCAAGAGATCAAACAAAGGATCAAAACTTTGCTGTTACCAAAACTGAAGAAGAATGGAAGTCAATTTTGACCCCAGAGGAATTTCATGTGCTGCGTAAGCATGGTACGGAGAGGGCAGGTACAAGTCCATTGGATAAGGTTTATGATCCTGGAACTTACGTTTGTAAGGGTTGTGGGACTCCTTTATTTACCTCTGATACCAAGTTTAATAGTGGTACGGGCTGGCCCAGTTTCTATGATCCCCTTGAAAATAGCGTGGAAACCACTACGGATCGGAGCTTTTTCATGACCAGAGTGGAAGTGCATTGCCGTAACTGTGGTGGACATTTAGGACATGTATTTAACGACGGTCCTGCACCTACGGGGCAACGCTACTGTATGAATGGGGTTTCTTTAAAGTTTGTGCCTGATGCTGAGGCAAGTTAA
- a CDS encoding thioesterase family protein, producing the protein MPFDYEQPYHRTVHFQDTDAAGVVFFANILTICHEAYEYSLQLQGINLKLFFSNSGDYAVPIVRAEVDFFKPIFCGDRLLVELKPQQIDSYSFTISYKVTNEDAKVLSTAQTKHVCISTSDRTRLEIPEELQQWINGL; encoded by the coding sequence ATGCCATTTGATTATGAACAGCCTTACCATCGCACAGTTCACTTCCAAGATACAGATGCGGCGGGAGTGGTTTTTTTTGCCAATATTTTAACGATCTGCCATGAGGCATACGAGTATTCATTACAGCTACAGGGGATTAATCTCAAGCTGTTTTTTAGTAATTCGGGAGATTATGCTGTTCCGATTGTGCGGGCTGAGGTGGATTTCTTTAAACCCATATTCTGTGGAGATCGCCTGCTAGTCGAGCTTAAACCCCAACAAATAGATAGTTATAGTTTTACAATTAGCTATAAAGTTACTAATGAGGACGCCAAGGTATTAAGTACTGCCCAAACTAAGCATGTATGTATTAGTACTAGTGATCGCACTAGGCTAGAAATTCCCGAAGAACTACAACAATGGATTAACGGATTATGA
- a CDS encoding transposase, with the protein MLNPYSSSLTDKEWEIIEPLLPKKKQTRPPTWTKRQILDGILYQLKNGCNWRDMPRDLPPFSTVYRYYKEWKDTGTFTAIMEALHSTAREQSKKIKMDNFNHH; encoded by the coding sequence ATGCTAAATCCATACTCAAGTAGCCTAACAGATAAAGAATGGGAAATTATAGAACCATTGCTCCCAAAGAAAAAGCAAACTAGACCGCCAACTTGGACAAAAAGACAAATTTTAGACGGCATACTCTACCAACTCAAAAACGGTTGTAATTGGCGAGATATGCCCCGAGACTTACCACCATTCTCTACAGTGTATCGATACTACAAGGAGTGGAAAGATACAGGTACATTTACTGCGATTATGGAAGCTTTGCATTCAACAGCCCGTGAACAGTCAAAAAAAATCAAAATGGACAACTTTAATCATCATTGA
- a CDS encoding Eco57I restriction-modification methylase domain-containing protein yields the protein MVANPPYMGSKSFNDKLNAFIVSNYKKGKSDLFAAFIERLLQMMDSSGLTAMVVMQSWMFLSSYEDLRTDFLKNYEIPSLVHMDN from the coding sequence GTGGTAGCGAATCCTCCTTACATGGGAAGTAAGTCTTTTAATGACAAATTAAATGCTTTTATCGTTAGCAATTACAAAAAAGGTAAGTCTGACCTATTCGCTGCTTTTATTGAACGCTTACTACAAATGATGGATTCATCTGGTCTAACAGCAATGGTGGTAATGCAGTCTTGGATGTTTTTAAGTAGCTATGAAGATTTACGGACTGATTTTTTAAAGAATTACGAGATTCCTTCATTAGTTCACATGGATAATTAA
- a CDS encoding DUF1788 domain-containing protein: MLTIQQRLNKLDLELRKPQLIENRGIGNEIGFYIFDYDPEHEPVVQEFLPTLKVNLKRIGFKVTEFNLYQIILNILEERQLLQKAFELESKQGSLGLERSIRPLVRPEQAIAYMQKQIQNDEDLIFITGVGESYPLMRSHLILNNLHSVLDRKPLVMFFPGAYDGQELKLFNAFRDDNYYRAFSIVGRS; the protein is encoded by the coding sequence ATGCTAACAATACAACAACGCCTCAATAAACTAGATCTAGAATTACGGAAACCTCAGTTAATTGAGAATCGGGGTATTGGTAACGAGATTGGCTTTTATATTTTTGACTACGATCCAGAGCATGAGCCTGTTGTCCAAGAGTTTCTACCGACTTTGAAGGTTAACCTAAAGAGGATTGGTTTTAAAGTTACAGAATTTAATCTGTATCAGATTATTCTCAATATTTTGGAAGAAAGGCAGTTATTGCAGAAAGCGTTTGAGTTGGAGTCTAAGCAGGGTAGTTTAGGGCTTGAAAGATCTATAAGACCTTTAGTACGTCCAGAACAAGCGATCGCCTATATGCAAAAGCAGATTCAAAATGATGAAGATTTAATATTTATTACTGGGGTTGGGGAAAGTTACCCATTGATGCGATCGCATTTAATTTTAAACAATCTGCATTCCGTCTTGGATCGTAAGCCATTAGTGATGTTTTTCCCCGGAGCTTATGATGGCCAAGAGTTAAAGCTATTTAATGCTTTTAGGGATGATAATTACTACAGAGCTTTCTCAATTGTGGGTAGATCGTAA
- the carB gene encoding carbamoyl-phosphate synthase large subunit translates to MPRRNDIHKILLIGAGPIVIGQACEFDYSGTQACKALRDEGYYVILVNSNPATIMTDPVTADRTYIEPITPEIVAQIIEKERPDALLPTMGGQTALNTAVALAKNGTLEKYGVELIGAKLPAIEMAEDRKLFKEAMARVGVAVCPSGLGHTMAEAREIAAEIGTYPLIIRPAFTMGGTGGGIAYNQEEFEMIAASGLEASPNSQILIEKSLIGWKEYELEVMRDLADNVVIICSIENIDAMGIHTGDSITVAPAQTLTDKEYQRLRDYSIKIIREIGVETGGSNIQFAINPVNGEVVVIEMNPRVSRSSALASKATGFPIAKFAAKLAVGYTLDEIPNDITKKTPASFEPTIDYVVTKIPRFAFEKFPGSQAVLTTQMKSVGEAMAIGRTFQESFQKALRSLETGRFGFGGDKDEVIPTLEQIKTSLRTPNPDRIFSVRHGFLSGLSVGAIATLTHIDPWFLQKLRELTDIELALKDRSLSDIPVEELTEVKRMGFSDRQIAYLTHSTEDEVRTYRKSLGIIPSYKTVDTCAAEFEALTPYHYSTYEEESEVLPSEKRKVMILGGGPNRIGQGIEFDYCCCHASYSLRAAGFETIMVNSNPETVSTDYDTSDRLYFEPLTREDVLNIIEAEQPEGIIIQFGGQTPLKLSVSLQKYLNEHQDTLKTKIWGTSPDSIDTAEDRERFEAICQELGIKQPNNGLARSYAEALEVAQRVGYPVVVRPSYVLGGRGMEVVYSDAALEEYMHKAILIEPEHPILIDQFLEGAIEVDVDAISDPTGQVVIGGIMEHIEEAGIHSGDSACAIPTFSLSEDVLTTIREWTVKLAKSLKVVGLMNIQFAVQVNPNNPKQEQVFILEANPRASRTVPYVSKATGVPLVSYASQIMSGKTLDELRFTKEVIPTHISIKEAVLPFAKFAGTDIILGPEMRSTGEVMGIDTEFGKAFAKAQIAAGERVPLAGTVFISVNDRDKAGVTAVAEGFIELGFKIIATEGTHKILLRKGIDSELVLKVHEGRPNISDVIKNSQVQIIINSPSGEDASLDGKLIRRSALSYKIPVITTLAGAKAAIAAIRSLQTQPLQVQALQDYA, encoded by the coding sequence ATGCCAAGACGTAACGACATTCACAAAATTTTACTGATTGGGGCAGGTCCCATTGTCATTGGGCAAGCCTGTGAGTTCGACTATTCAGGGACTCAAGCCTGTAAAGCATTACGAGATGAGGGCTACTATGTCATTCTGGTCAACTCCAATCCCGCCACGATCATGACTGATCCAGTTACTGCTGATCGCACCTATATTGAGCCTATAACTCCAGAGATTGTGGCACAGATCATTGAAAAAGAGCGTCCTGATGCCCTATTACCAACTATGGGGGGACAAACAGCCCTAAATACAGCAGTGGCTCTGGCTAAAAATGGCACCTTAGAAAAATATGGGGTCGAATTAATTGGGGCAAAATTACCTGCGATCGAAATGGCAGAGGATCGTAAGCTGTTTAAAGAGGCAATGGCACGGGTCGGAGTTGCGGTTTGTCCTTCGGGTTTAGGTCACACAATGGCAGAAGCTAGGGAAATTGCCGCAGAGATCGGGACTTATCCCCTAATTATCCGTCCAGCCTTTACCATGGGTGGTACAGGTGGTGGGATTGCCTATAACCAAGAAGAATTTGAAATGATTGCTGCCTCTGGGCTAGAAGCCAGTCCCAATTCCCAAATTTTAATTGAGAAGTCTCTGATTGGTTGGAAGGAATACGAGCTAGAGGTAATGCGGGACTTGGCGGATAATGTTGTAATTATTTGCAGCATTGAGAATATAGATGCGATGGGCATACATACAGGGGATTCTATTACCGTAGCACCTGCCCAAACCTTGACGGATAAGGAGTATCAGCGTTTAAGGGACTACTCTATTAAAATTATTCGGGAAATTGGCGTAGAGACAGGCGGCTCAAATATTCAGTTTGCGATTAATCCCGTCAATGGTGAAGTGGTGGTAATTGAAATGAATCCCCGCGTATCTCGTAGTTCTGCCCTTGCCTCTAAAGCTACAGGGTTCCCGATCGCCAAGTTTGCGGCGAAGTTAGCTGTAGGCTATACCCTAGATGAAATTCCCAATGATATTACCAAGAAAACCCCTGCAAGCTTTGAGCCGACCATAGATTATGTGGTCACGAAAATTCCGCGCTTTGCCTTTGAAAAATTCCCCGGTTCCCAAGCTGTCCTAACTACCCAAATGAAGTCCGTGGGTGAAGCGATGGCAATCGGGCGCACTTTCCAAGAATCCTTCCAAAAGGCATTAAGATCATTGGAAACAGGTAGATTTGGCTTTGGTGGTGACAAGGATGAAGTGATTCCTACCCTAGAACAGATTAAAACCAGTTTGAGAACTCCTAATCCTGATCGGATTTTCTCAGTTAGACATGGATTCCTTTCGGGCTTATCCGTGGGAGCGATCGCTACTTTGACGCATATTGATCCTTGGTTCTTACAGAAATTACGGGAATTAACGGATATAGAGTTAGCTCTTAAGGATCGCAGTTTAAGTGATATTCCTGTGGAAGAACTCACTGAAGTGAAAAGGATGGGATTTAGCGATCGCCAAATTGCCTATCTTACCCACTCCACTGAAGATGAAGTGAGAACTTATCGTAAATCCCTCGGCATTATTCCCTCCTATAAAACCGTTGATACCTGTGCGGCAGAATTTGAGGCTCTGACACCTTACCACTATTCTACCTATGAAGAAGAGTCGGAAGTTTTGCCCTCTGAGAAACGCAAAGTAATGATTCTGGGGGGAGGACCTAACCGCATTGGACAGGGGATTGAGTTTGATTACTGTTGCTGTCATGCTAGTTATTCCCTCAGGGCGGCAGGATTTGAAACGATTATGGTTAACTCTAACCCTGAGACTGTCTCTACTGATTACGATACAAGCGATCGCCTGTATTTTGAACCCCTAACCCGTGAGGATGTATTAAATATTATTGAAGCAGAACAGCCCGAAGGTATAATCATTCAATTTGGTGGGCAGACTCCCTTAAAGTTATCGGTTTCTTTGCAAAAATACCTAAATGAGCATCAAGATACCCTGAAAACCAAGATTTGGGGAACATCACCTGACTCCATTGATACAGCTGAGGATCGGGAAAGATTTGAAGCAATATGTCAAGAATTAGGAATTAAGCAACCTAATAACGGGCTAGCTCGTTCCTATGCCGAAGCTTTAGAAGTGGCACAAAGAGTCGGCTATCCCGTGGTAGTTCGTCCCAGTTACGTTTTGGGTGGTCGAGGTATGGAGGTGGTTTACTCCGATGCGGCACTGGAAGAGTATATGCACAAAGCGATTCTGATTGAACCAGAACATCCAATTCTCATCGATCAATTCCTAGAGGGAGCAATTGAAGTTGATGTTGATGCGATCTCCGATCCCACTGGACAGGTGGTAATTGGTGGCATCATGGAACATATTGAAGAAGCGGGTATCCATTCGGGAGATTCTGCCTGTGCTATTCCTACATTCTCGCTTTCAGAAGACGTGTTGACAACAATTCGAGAATGGACAGTAAAACTGGCAAAGAGTTTGAAAGTAGTAGGTTTAATGAATATTCAGTTTGCCGTGCAAGTAAATCCCAACAATCCAAAGCAAGAACAGGTATTTATCCTTGAAGCTAATCCCCGTGCCTCGCGCACTGTTCCCTACGTTAGTAAAGCCACGGGAGTTCCTTTAGTTTCCTATGCTTCCCAGATTATGTCGGGTAAAACTTTAGATGAGTTGCGCTTTACAAAGGAAGTAATTCCCACCCATATTTCCATCAAAGAAGCAGTCTTACCTTTTGCTAAATTTGCAGGTACAGATATTATTCTGGGACCAGAAATGCGCTCCACGGGTGAAGTCATGGGCATTGATACGGAATTTGGTAAGGCATTTGCTAAAGCTCAGATTGCCGCAGGGGAGAGGGTACCTCTGGCTGGGACTGTATTTATTTCCGTTAATGATCGGGATAAGGCTGGGGTAACTGCTGTTGCCGAAGGCTTTATAGAATTAGGATTTAAGATTATTGCTACCGAAGGCACCCATAAAATCCTGTTACGTAAGGGCATTGACAGTGAACTAGTCCTCAAAGTCCACGAAGGGCGACCTAACATTAGTGATGTGATTAAAAATTCCCAAGTTCAGATTATTATTAACTCCCCCAGTGGCGAAGATGCTAGTTTAGATGGCAAATTAATCCGTAGAAGTGCTTTAAGTTATAAAATTCCAGTGATTACGACCCTAGCTGGGGCAAAGGCAGCGATCGCCGCAATTCGATCTTTACAAACCCAACCTTTGCAGGTGCAAGCCCTTCAGGATTATGCCTAA